The following proteins are encoded in a genomic region of Doryrhamphus excisus isolate RoL2022-K1 chromosome 6, RoL_Dexc_1.0, whole genome shotgun sequence:
- the LOC131130838 gene encoding plasma membrane calcium-transporting ATPase 1-like, whose protein sequence is MANSSIRGSKHGRSEAYLDTEFSCSLKELRSLMELRGAEAQTRIQECYEDVNGLCARLRTSPVEGLDGNSEDIDRRKEVFGPNVIPPKKPKTFVQLVWEALQDVTLIILEVAAIISLGLSFYRPPDADRQSCGKAAGSMSDEDEAETGWIEGAAILLSVVCVVLVTAFNDWSKEKQFRGLQSRIEQEQKFTVMRGGQVAQIKVSEIVVGDIAQVKYGDLLPADGILIQGNDLKIDESSLTGESDHVKKSLDKDPMLLSGTHVMEGSGKMVVTAVGVNSQTGIIFALLGAGEDGECGDDDKVEKEKKKTSKRKEERKKREKKDKIVDVFKDGATVELQPLNKDVEHEKKKSNLRKKEKSVLQGKLTKLAVQIGKAGLFMSALTVLILITRFLIDTFWIQGVLWTSECVPIYVQFLVKFFIIGVTVLVVAVPEGLPLAVTISLAYSVKKMMKDNNLVRHLDACETMGNATAICSDKTGTLTMNRMTVVQAYINGCYHKKVPEPGLIPAKVLDLLVLGIGVNCAYTTKIMPPDKEGGLPRQVGNKTECALLGLTLDLRRDYQSVRNDIPEEKLFKVYTFNSVRKSMSTVLRNHDGSYRMFSKGASEILLRKCCKILMENGAAKAFKPLDREKLMNTVIEPMASEGLRTICLAYRDFTASDEPDWDNESDILAGLTCIAVVGIEDPVRPEVPDAIKKCQRAGITVRMVTGDNINTARAIATKCGILQPGDDFLCLEGKDFNRRIRNELGEIEQERIDKIWPKLRVLARSSPTDKHTLVKGIIDSTVLDRRQVVAVTGDGTNDGPALKKADVGFAMGIAGTDVAKEASDIILTDDNFSSIVKAVMWGRNVYDSISKFLQFQLTVNVVAVIVAFTGACITQDSPLKAVQMLWVNLIMDTFASLALATEPPTEALLFRSPYGRSKPLISRTMMKNILGHAVYQLIVIFTLLFVGEMLFDIDCGRDAPLHAPPSEHYTIIFNTFVLMQLFNELNARKIHGERNIFEGVFNNPIFCAIVLGTFLIQVLIVQFGGKPFSCVSLSIEQWLWCVFLGFGSLLWGQLVSSVPTSWLKFLKTAGHGTKQEEIPEEELEEMQDLDEIDHAEMELRRGQVLWCRGLQRIQTQIRVVNAFRDSVSPYENLETPKSRSSIHNFMTHPEFRIDDSETQIPLIDELESEDDAPTKRNSIVAPQLLTSAPPIHASRGQNNSAAERPLPPLKDSSRAAGLSSANSAGVPPCPGSPLHSLETSL, encoded by the exons GTTTAGATGGAAACTCAGAGGACATCGACAGAAGGAAGGAGGTGTTTGGACCGAATGTCATCCctcccaaaaagccaaaaaccttTGTGCAGTTAGTGTGGGAAGCCCTGCAGGATGTGACACTCATAATCCTGGAAGTGGCTGCCATCATTTCACTTGGCCTTTCTTTCTACAGACCGCCGGATGCCGACAGACAGA GTTGCGGCAAGGCGGCGGGCAGCATGAGTGATGAGGACGAGGCGGAGACCGGCTGGATCGAGGGCGCCGCCATCTTACTGTCAGTGGTCTGTGTGGTCCTGGTGACGGCCTTCAATGACTGGAGCAAGGAGAAGCAGTTCCGTGGCCTCCAGAGTCGCATTGAGCAGGAGCAGAAGTTCACCGTGATGAGAGGAGGTCAGGTGGCGCAAATCAAAGTGTCAGAGATCGTCGTCGGCGACATCGCGCAGGTCAAATATG GTGACCTCCTCCCTGCCGACGGCATCCTTATCCAAGGCAACGACCTGAAGATCGACGAAAGCTCACTGACCGGAGAGTCGGATCATGTCAAGAAGAGTCTGGACAAAGATCCGATGCTGCTCTCAG GCACCCACGTAATGGAGGGCTCAGGCAAGATGGTGGTGACGGCGGTGGGCGTCAACTCACAGACGGGTATCATCTTTGCCCTGCTGGGCGCTGGAGAGGACGGCGAATGTGGCGATGACGACAAGGTtgaaaaagagaagaagaagacgagcaAGAGGAAAGAAGAGCGCAAGAAGAGGGAGAAGAAGGACAAGATAG TTGACGTATTCAAAGATGGAGCCACCGTGGAGCTACAGCCCCTCAACAAGGACGTAGAAcatgagaagaagaaaagcaacCTCAGAAAGAAGGAGAAGTCGGTCCTCCAGGGGAAGCTCACCAAGTTGGCCGTGCAGATCGGCAAAGCAG GTCTCTTCATGTCGGCGCTCACAGTCCTCATCCTCATCACCCGCTTCCTGATTGATACCTTCTGGATTCAGGGTGTTCTCTGGACCAGCGAGTGTGTGCCCATCTATGTCCAGTTCCTGGTCAAGTTCTTCATCATTGGCGTGACGGTGCTTGTGGTGGCCGTGCCCGAGGGTTTGCCTCTGGCCGTCACCATCTCCCTGGCCTACTCTGTCAAG AAAATGATGAAGGACAACAACCTGGTCCGCCACCTGGACGCCTGCGAGACCATGGGCAATGCCACTGCCATCTGCTCGGACAAGACAGGCACGCTCACTATGAACCGCATGACGGTGGTGCAGGCCTACATCAATGGCTGTTACCATAAAAAGGTGCCAGAGCCCGGTCTCATCCCCGCCAAGGTTCTGGACCTGTTGGTTCTGGGGATTGGGGTCAACTGCGCCTACACCACCAAGATTATG CCTCCAGACAAAGAGGGCGGTCTGCCTCGCCAGGTGGGCAACAAAACAGAATGTGCCTTACTGGGACTCACCTTGGACCTACGGCGGGACTACCAGAGCGTCCGCAATGACATCCCAGAGGAGAAGCTCTTTAAGGTGTACACCTTCAACTCAGTGAGGAAATCCATGAGCACCGTGCTGAGGAACCACGATGGGAGCTACAGAATGTTCAGCAAGGGCGCCTCTGAGATCCTGCTCAGAAA ATGTTGCAAGATTCTGATGGAAAATGGTGCAGCCAAAGCCTTCAAACCTCTCGACAGAGAGAAGCTGATGAACACAGTGATAGAGCCCATGGCATCCGAGGGCCTCAGGACCATCTGCCTCGCCTACAGAGACTTTACCGCCTCTGACGAGCCGGACTGGGATAATGAGAGCGACATCCTTGCTGGGCTCACCTGCATTGCCGTGGTTGGCATTGAGGATCCTGTACGACCTGAG GTGCCAGATGCCATCAAGAAGTGTCAGCGTGCAGGCATCACCGTGCGCATGGTGACCGGGGACAATATCAACACAGCGCGGGCCATCGCCACCAAATGTGGCATACTGCAGCCCGGCGATGATTTCCTGTGTCTGGAAGGCAAAGACTTCAACCGACGCATTCGCAACGAGCTGGGGGAG ATTGAACAGGAACGTATCGATAAGATCTGGCCCAAACTGAGAGTCCTCGCCAGATCATCTCCAACGGACAAACACACTCTGGTCAAAG GCATCATCGACAGCACCGTGTTGGACCGGCGGCAGGTCGTCGCAGTAACAGGAGATGGTACCAATGATGGCCCTGCCCTCAAGAAAGCGGATGTCGGCTTTGCCATG GGCATCGCCGGGACAGATGTGGCCAAGGAGGCGTCAGACATCATCTTGACAGACGACAACTTCAGCAGCATCGTGAAGGCCGTCATGTGGGGCAGGAACGTCTACGACAGCATCTCCAAGTTCTTGCAGTTCCAGCTCACCGTCAACGTGGTCGCCGTCATCGTGGCTTTCACAGGCGCCTGCATCACACAA GACTCCCCCCTGAAGGCGGTGCAGATGTTGTGGGTCAACCTGATCATGGACACCTTCGCCTCCCTGGCGCTCGCCACTGAGCCGCCCACTGAAGCGCTCCTGTTCAGGAGTCCGTACGGACGCAGCAAGCCGCTCATCTCTCGCACCATGATGAAGAACATCCTGGGCCACGCTGTCTATCAGCTGATTGTCATCTTCACGCTACTGTTTGTTG GTGAGATGCTGTTTGACATCGACTGTGGCAGGGATGCACCACTGCATGCCCCACCGTCCGAGCACTACACCATCATCTTCAACACCTTCGTCCTCATGCAGCTCTTTAACGAGCTCAACGCCCGCAAGATTCACGGCGAGAGGAACATCTTTGAGGGAGTCTTCAACAACCCCATCTTCTGTGCCATCGTGCTTGGGACCTTCCTTATTCAG GTGCTCATTGTGCAGTTTGGAGGCAAGCCCTTCAGCTGTGTGAGTCTGAGCATAGAGCAGTGGCTCTGGTGTGTCTTCCTGGGCTTCGGCAGCCTCCTGTGGGGACAG CTGGTGTCTAGCGTCCCCACCAGCTGGCTGAAGTTCCTGAAAACGGCGGGTCATGGTACCAAGCAGGAGGAGATCCCAGAGGAGGAGCTGGAAGAGATGCAGGATCTGGATGAAATTGACCACGCTGAGATGGAGCTGAGGAGGGGTCAGGTGCTGTGGTGTCGCGGCCTCCAACGCATACAGACTCAG ATCCGCGTGGTGAATGCCTTCAGGGATAGCGTGTCCCCATACGAGAACTTGGAGACGCCCAAGTCCCGCAGCTCCATCCACAACTTCATGACTCACCCAGAGTTCCGAATCGACGACTCAGAGACTCAGATCCCACTCATTGATGAGCTGGAGAGCGAGGATGACGCACCCACTAAGCGCAACTCCATTGTGGCCCCGCAACTGCTCACCTCCGCACCTCCCATCCATGCATCACGGGGCCAAAACAACAGCGCAGCGGAGCGCCCCCTGCCGCCGCTGAAGGACAGTTCCAGGGCTGCTGGTCTGAGTTCCGCCAACTCTGCGGGGGTGCCGCCTTGTCCAGGAAGCCCCCTTCACAGCCTAGAGACGTCGCTCTGA